Within Desulfobacter sp., the genomic segment ATCACGGTCCGCCTTCTGGTTCAGGTTCAACCTCGTCCCAGCCGGCTCTCCCGGGGAAAAATGGTTGTTAAAAGTGGGAAAGCAGGGCATCGGCGCCCTGGACCTTTTTGTTCCCCTGGCCTCGCCAGACGGCGGAATCCGATATGAAAAAATCCAATTCGGCACCTGGCGCCCTCCCCCGGAAAACCAGATCCCTTCCAGAATGTCGGTGGTGGCCCTGCCGCCCCAATGGCACGGGCCGTCCTATTTTTACCTCAAAGTAAAAAGCGACATGTCCATCAACTTTCCGCTGAGGATCATGTCTGCCGAGGGATACATTAATGGGATTATACCCGACCTTTATGGCTTCGGCATATTGTTCGGCATTCTTCTGGGAATGATATTGTACAATCTGTCAATTTATCTTTTTCTCAGGGATACGACCTATCTGCTTTATGTCCTTTATATTTCCAGCATGTTCTGCTACCTCACCATGCTTTACGGCCATTTCGAAATGGTGTTTGATCCCGACCCGGATCAGATGCGGATACTTTTTTTTGCCGCCTCGGGCATCACCTGGTTTTTCGCCGGGGCATTCAGCCGCCTCTTTTTAAATACCAAAACCCATGCCCCTGTATTTGACAAAATCATCCTTGTCATGGTCGGCAGCAGCCTCCTGGCTGCCCTGTCGGCATTTGCGGGCTTCACCTATATTGCCCACAGATTGAACGCCCTGCTGGGAATGGTATGCCCGCCCATGGCCATTTTAGCCGCGTTACGGGTGTGGCAGAAAAAATTCGCCCCTGCCAAATATTTCCTTGCCGCCTGGTCCGTCCTTGTCACCGGCATCGTACTCTACTCCATGGGGGGCATCCTCATCCCCAGGACCCCTGTCACCGTTTATACCTTTGCCGCCGGCGCCGGGGTGGAGGCCATCCTGTTATCCCTGGCCCTGGCAGACCGGATACGGCTCCTCCAGAATGAAAAAAAAGACCTGGAAAAAAGACAAGAGCGGTTCCGGCATGAGGCCATCACCGACGGCATGACCGGCCTGTATAACCGCCGGTTTCTCATGGAAACCCTGGACAGGGATATCCGCCTGGCCCGGGACAGCCGGGCGCCACTGTCCCTGATCATGCTGGATGTGGATAATTTCAAGCATTTCAACGACACCTACGGCCATCCCGAAGGAGACAAGGTGCTCACGGCCCTGGCCGATGTGATGTTCAGGCATGTCAGAAAAAAGGACTGCCCCTGCCGGTACGGAGGGGAGGAATTTGCCGTGGTCCTGCCATTTACCGGGGAAACGGATGCCCGGGGTGTTGCCGAACGGATCAGAACCGCCTTTTCCTGCATTGTCTTCAAGCCTGGAGGGGCAAATGTCAATGCCACGGTAAGCATCGGACTGGCACAGCTGGATAAGACCGAGAATGCCCAGGCACTGATCCGCCGGGCGGACACCGCCCTTTACCGGGCCAAGCACCAGGGAAAAAACAGGGTGGTAACGCTGCCGGGTCTTGAGTCATGATCTTATTCACCCCAAGGTTTGGCATCTGATTCCGGTTCAGTTTGACATTCTCCCGGGGAACATGGTATTTTCTCCGGCAAATACAGCATCAATGGAAGGCTGGGGGAGCCGAAGGCATTCGGCTGAGAGGAGACAGAGATTCCCTGTTTCGACCCCTGGAACCTGATCCGGGTTATACCGGCGAAGGAAAGCCCTTTCCCCTCCCCCAACCCGCCATTAGAAGCTTAACGCAAAAAAATCGACATCGGAAAAAGCGGCTATGCTTGAGATTCGCGGTGCGGCAAAAGCCTTTGGCCAACACATTGTATTCTCGGATTTCGATCTGAAAATCGAGCCGGGCCGGTTTACGGTCCTGGTAGGGCCGTCGGGATGCGGGAAATCCACGCTGCTTGACGGGCTCACCGGGGTGACGGCACTGAACCGGGGTAAGATATCCTGGAAGGGGAACCCCCTGGCCAATCTCCGTGACCATGCCGCATACATGCAGCAAAAAGATCTCCTGCTGCCCTGGCTGACCCTGATGGAAAACAGCCTGCTGCCGGTACGGACCGGTAAATCCAAAAGAAATGACGGCCGGGAAGAGGCGGCAACCCTCTTTGAAAAACTGGGGTTGAAGGGCTTTGGGGGACACTACCCGGACCAGGTATCCGGGGGCATGCGCCAGCGCTGTGCCCTGGTGCGGACCCTGATGTTTGACCGTGAGCTGATCCTTTTGGACGAACCCCTCTCCGCCCTGGACGCCATCACCCGCCGGGAGCTTCAAAAGCTGCTGCTCATGCTGCAGTCGGAATTCAATAAGACCATTCTCATGATCACCCACGATATTGAAGAGGCCCTTCTGCTGGGTGACGAGATCCTTCTGCTGGGACACCGGCCCATGGCCGTGGCCGACAGGTTCACCCCCGGGCAGGCCAAGCCCAGGGATTTCAAGCACCCTGAACTTTTGAACATCAAGGCCCGTGTGCTGGACCGCCTCCAGGGGGATATCCGCCGTGAAGCGGTCTAATCTGCTGGGCCTGGTTTTAGTCCTGGGACTTCTGGGACTCTGGGAAACCGGCGTCCGCCTCATGGATGTGCCGGTATTCATCCTGCCCCTGCCCTCCCAGATTTTAAAAATCGCCCTGTCAAAGGCGGGCCTGATCGCCCCCCATGCCCTCACCACCCTGGCGGAGATCCTTTTGGGCATCGGCCTGGCCCTTGTTACGGCTGTTCCCCTGGCCATTCTCATGTTCGCCCACCCCGGCCTGGAGCGCGGTCTGGCCCCGTTTCTGGTGGCCTCCCAGGCCGTACCGGTGTTCGCCCTGGCCCCCCTGCTGGTGGTCTGGCTGGGCTACGGCATGGCCTCCAAGGTCTTTATGGCCTGGATCATCATCTTCTTTCCCATCTGCATCAGCCTGCTCTCGGGCCTGAAAAGCTGCGATCCCGAATACCGGGTGCTTTTCAGCCTCATGGGCGCCACCTTCATCCAGAAACTGCGCCTGCTGTACTGGCCCTGGGCCCTGCCCCAGTTTTTCGCAGGACTGAAGGTCGGCGTGACCGTGGCCACCATCGGGGCCGTGATCGGAGAATGGGTGGGGGCCCAGCAGGGCCTGGGGTATCTCATGATCCAGTCCAACGCCCGGCTCCAGACCGGCCTTGTTTTTGCCGCCATCCTCTGGCTGACCCTGATGGGGCTGGGCCTCTGGACTCTGGTGGGTATCATCGAAAAAAAAATTGTTAAATGGAAAGGATAAATTTATGAAAAAACGTCTGATTTTACTGCTTATGGCGATCATCTTCCTCATACCCGGGCACGGTATGGCCGGGGAAAAACTGACCCTCATGCTGGACTGGTTTCCCAACGTGGACCATCTGCCCATCTACCTGGCCCGGGAAAAGGGATTTTTTGCCGACCAGGGTATTGAGGTTGAGATCATCACCCCGTCGGAAACCTCCGACGCCCTGAAACTGGCGGCCTCGGGCAATGTGGATCTGGCCGTTTCCTACCAGCCCCAGACCATCATCGCGGCGGGCCAGGGACTTGAAATCAAGGCCGTGGCTCCGCTGGTGGTCCATCCCCTGACCACCCTGCTGTACATCGATGAATCCATCAAAACCCCTAAGGACCTGTCGGGCAAAAAAATCGGATATACCGTTCCCGGACTCATGGATGTCCTGCTCAAGGCCTTTTCGGACATCAACGGCCTGGAGGACTACACCCCGGTGAAT encodes:
- a CDS encoding GGDEF domain-containing protein, with translation MAALVWLLVFSSGRAFGMPPLYLGDNTPAYELAPLVEILEDPGDTLTLEDIRKNSHLPFQPNPNNVISIGRSRSAFWFRFNLVPAGSPGEKWLLKVGKQGIGALDLFVPLASPDGGIRYEKIQFGTWRPPPENQIPSRMSVVALPPQWHGPSYFYLKVKSDMSINFPLRIMSAEGYINGIIPDLYGFGILFGILLGMILYNLSIYLFLRDTTYLLYVLYISSMFCYLTMLYGHFEMVFDPDPDQMRILFFAASGITWFFAGAFSRLFLNTKTHAPVFDKIILVMVGSSLLAALSAFAGFTYIAHRLNALLGMVCPPMAILAALRVWQKKFAPAKYFLAAWSVLVTGIVLYSMGGILIPRTPVTVYTFAAGAGVEAILLSLALADRIRLLQNEKKDLEKRQERFRHEAITDGMTGLYNRRFLMETLDRDIRLARDSRAPLSLIMLDVDNFKHFNDTYGHPEGDKVLTALADVMFRHVRKKDCPCRYGGEEFAVVLPFTGETDARGVAERIRTAFSCIVFKPGGANVNATVSIGLAQLDKTENAQALIRRADTALYRAKHQGKNRVVTLPGLES
- a CDS encoding ABC transporter ATP-binding protein, which translates into the protein MLEIRGAAKAFGQHIVFSDFDLKIEPGRFTVLVGPSGCGKSTLLDGLTGVTALNRGKISWKGNPLANLRDHAAYMQQKDLLLPWLTLMENSLLPVRTGKSKRNDGREEAATLFEKLGLKGFGGHYPDQVSGGMRQRCALVRTLMFDRELILLDEPLSALDAITRRELQKLLLMLQSEFNKTILMITHDIEEALLLGDEILLLGHRPMAVADRFTPGQAKPRDFKHPELLNIKARVLDRLQGDIRREAV
- a CDS encoding ABC transporter permease, encoding MDVPVFILPLPSQILKIALSKAGLIAPHALTTLAEILLGIGLALVTAVPLAILMFAHPGLERGLAPFLVASQAVPVFALAPLLVVWLGYGMASKVFMAWIIIFFPICISLLSGLKSCDPEYRVLFSLMGATFIQKLRLLYWPWALPQFFAGLKVGVTVATIGAVIGEWVGAQQGLGYLMIQSNARLQTGLVFAAILWLTLMGLGLWTLVGIIEKKIVKWKG
- a CDS encoding ABC transporter substrate-binding protein; the encoded protein is MKKRLILLLMAIIFLIPGHGMAGEKLTLMLDWFPNVDHLPIYLAREKGFFADQGIEVEIITPSETSDALKLAASGNVDLAVSYQPQTIIAAGQGLEIKAVAPLVVHPLTTLLYIDESIKTPKDLSGKKIGYTVPGLMDVLLKAFSDINGLEDYTPVNVGFTILPALASKKVDAVMGPFKTYETVGMKRHGVKARFFELEKYGMPDYEELIFVAGAKTLDTKPAAVHAFVKAIHRAMVQLEKHPEQSLETYLGAVPEADREIETQAFALTAPYFAAPGAAHDPERWQSFADFALEYGLINNKVDGAALIHRWK